From the Candidatus Binatia bacterium genome, the window CATCGCCGGGGTGAAACTCGTGATGATGTACAAATGGAACCCCGAACGGGCCCTCGAACTGATCGAGAGGGAGAGGGTCACGAACTTCGTCGGCGTTCCCACGATGTCCTGGGATCTCCTGGAGTCACCCGACTTCGCGAAGCGAGACACGTCGAGCCTCATGAACGTCGGTGGAGGCGGTGCGCCGGCCCCGCCCGAGCTCGTCCGCCGGGTCGACAAGTCCTTCGCGAAGGCCCGACCGAACATCGGCTACGGCATGACCGAAACCTGCGCCTACGGCCCTCAGAACGACGGGGACGACTACATTCGAAAGCCCACGAGTACCGGCAGAACGGTTCCCGTCCTCGAGATGCGCGTGATCGACGTAAACGGCAGGGCCCTCGGCCCCGGCGAAGTGGGGGAGATCTGCTTCCGAGGACCCAACGTGTTCCGTGGGTACTGGAACAAGCCCGAAGCTACCGCCGAGGTCCTCCAGGACGGCTGGCTCCGGAGCGGGGACATCGGCCGGATCGACAACGAAGGCTTCATCTACGTCGAGGACCGGGCCAAGGACATGGTCCTGCGCGGCGGCGAGAACATCTACTGCGCCGAAGTCGAAGCGGCGGTCTACGAGCACTCCGCGGTGCATGAAGCCGCAGTCTTCGGAACGCCGCACGATCGGCTCGGAGAAGAGGTTGCCGCGGCGATCTACTTGAAGCCGGGAGAGACGCTCGACCCGGAAGTGCTGCGCGAGCACCTCGCCGCCCGGATCGCTTCGTTCAAGATACCGAGCCGCATCGAGATTCGAACCGAACCGCTACCGAGGAACGCGGCGGGCAAGGTCCTCAAGCGCACGCTACGAGACGAGACCACATCGAGGTAAACGCGTCTGCGGCTCAGTCGGAGCCGTGGTCGAAACCGGGACCGCCCGAGCCGCCATCGCCCGTCCCTGCCCCCGCGCCCGCGTGGGCGACCATGACCTCAGTGCCGATTGCGGCGCGGCGCTCTTCTGCGATCGCGTGCGCTTCGTCCTCGATGAAGAAGACGTGTACGCCGACCCGGAACCAGGGCATCCGTTCCGAACTCGGAAGCGCGGCGGGGAGGAATGCGAACACCTCCTGGCTCCACAGGCCGTTCTCGCCGCCTGTCACCTCCAGGAAGTGCTCCGGTGGCTCCGCAAACTTGAGTTGACCACCACGGCGACCGCCGCTGGCAAACTTGGGTACGGACGCGAACGTTCGGACCGACGCGTCGCGCACCTGGAACGCGAGGAAAGTCGGGCCGACGGACTCCGTGACGCCGTCGTCGTCGACCAACCACGCCGCAATCCCCGGCGTCGCCGGCTGGATCTCCCAGCGGTACGTCCAAAGGACTTCCTGTTGTTGGTCGTTCGGGTCCACCGGGCCTCCCGGGCCGCTCCCCCCGGGCGCGACCGTCGCACTAAGGATGCCTTAACTAGGCCCGGTCTGCCAAGGACTCTCGAACAATCGGATGCGCGAGCACCAACTCCAGCGCCTCGGCCACCCCGGGCGCCACGACGGCCCGATCGGCCGGCCCGCGGGGCTCGTAAAAGCTGGAATCCTCGCTTGTCAGAAGGGCAATCGTCGGCACGTCGAGCGCCACGCCCAGATGCATCGGGCCGGAATCCGGTGTCACGAGAGCGCCGCTCTGCCCCAGGACGGCCGCAAAAAGCCGGAGCGGCTGGGGCGCAAGGATCCGCCCGTGGGTGCCGATCACGGTACGATAGAAGCCGTCCAGCGAGGCCTCCTCGGGCCCGAGGAGCACGACGAAGGGCATCCCGGCCGCGTCCAGCGCCCGCAGGAACTCCGCCCAACGCTCATTCGGCCAACGCTTGTGCAGATGCCCGCCGACGAAGACGGCAACAAACGTCTGCACGACACCGGCCCGAACCAGTCCCAGTTCATCGAGAACCCGGACTGCAGCCGCGGCCTCGTCCGCCCCCACTTCGTACAACGGCCGATCCGAGCACCCCATGCCCAGCGCATCGCCGATCTCCAGAGCATCGTCGTACGCGTGCATACACACCGGCCGCGGGAACAGGACGTTCATGAAGCGCTCGCCCGGGCCCTCGATCCCCACCCGGTAACGCGCGCCGCTCAAGTACGAGTAGAGCCCGCCGGAGAACGACCCCATCCCAGCCTCGACCGCCACGTCGAAGCGCTCACTGCGCAGCCGTCGAAACAACGCGACGAACTCCCACGGCTTCGCGACGTAGCTACGCGACATCGGATGGATCGCATCGATCGGAAGGTTCTCGAGGAGCTTGCTCGTGGTGTCACCCGCAAGATAGTCGAGCCGCGCCCCCGGGAAGCGCTCGCGGAGCGCGGGGATGATCGCGTTCGTCATCAGTGTGTTGCCGATGCGAAAATTGGGCCTGACCACGAGAACCCGCTCGACGTCACGGACCTCGTCGAGCGACACGCGTGCCGCGCGAGGCAGGAGCGCTTCGAGGAGACGTCCAAAGGTCTGCCGTCCGGCGCGACCCGTGGCGTGCCCGACGCGCTGTCCCCCTGGGCCGCGGAAAAATCTTCGCAACAGGGCCATCGGCGGCGTCGCCGTCGCTTCTACCCACCGCCCGGCCCCGGGGCAACCGCAAAGCCCCAGCGAGAGGCCACCGAGTCCCGTCTGGATCCCACCGCCATCGCTCGGCCCACCTCGAACGCATGGAGCGCCCGTTGGAGGGCGCCAACGTGCCCCGCCGCGAACATCTCGTAGTGATCGCCGGGAACGACCTCGGTCCTGAGGCGCCCGCGAACGATCTCCGCCCACCCGCCTTTTTTGGCGACTACACGAGCGCGCTCAGCGAGCCTCGACCGTCACTGGGAGGACATACTTCGAACCCTCGTGCAGGATCGTCAGAGTCACCTGCCGGCCGATGGGGAGCATGCCCACTCGCGCCCGGAGATCCGACGAGGACCGTACCGCTTCGCCGTCCATCGACATGATGACGTCACCCCGCTCGATCCCGGCTCGTCCTGCCGGTGAATCCGGCGAAACCTGGCTCACGAGCGCTCCCGCCCCTCGCGGAAGGTCCATCGCGTCGGCGAGATCGGGGGTGAGTGTCTGGACGAGCAGGCCCAGACGACCGCGGCGCACTTCCCCATGCTCGAGTAGCTGGCGCATCACGTTGCGCGCGATGTTGCTAGGCACCGCGAAGCCGATCCCGACATTGCTCCCGCTCGGCGCCAGAATGGCGGAATTGAGGCCGACCAATCGCCCCAGGCTGTCGACGAGCGCACCGCCGGAGTTTCCCGGATTGATCGATGCATCCGTCTGGATGAAGTCTTCGTAGCCCTCGGGAATCAGCCCGGTGCGGCCCAAAGCGCTCACGATCCCGGAGGTAACGGTCTGCCCCAAGCCGAAGGGGTTTCCAATCGCGACCACGAAATCGCCGACGCGCAGCCGATCACTGTCCGCGAAACGAATCTGGTCGAGGCCCGAAGCGTCGATGTCAAGCACCGCGACGTCGGTCTCGGGATCACTGCCGATTCGCCGCGCTACGAACCACCGGCCGTCCAGGAGGGTGACCCGGACTTCCTCGGCGTCTTCGATCACATGGTGGTTGGTCAGGATGTAGCCCGCCGCACCGTCGACGATGACGCCCGAGCCGGCACTCACGACTTCGCGGCCGGGGACCTCCTCCACATCTTCCGGAACTCCGAAGAAGCGCCGGAAGAACGGATCTCCGAGGAGCGGATTGTTGCTCTCCTGGACCCGGGAACGCACCGAGATGTTCACCACGGCGGGCGTAACCTGCTCGAGCATCGGCGCCAGGGTCAGCACGCCCCTGCGGTCCTCCTCGAAGGCGCCCACGACGCCCGACGAACCCGTCGGTAGAGCAACCGACCGAGGTGCAAGCGAACTCGGGGTCGAGGCGCAGCCACCGATCGAGGCCAGCAGGAAGCCCGCCAGCAAAGCGCCGACGGTTCCCCTCGTGTTCCGTCTCAGCATCCTGTCCCCAGCCCCGTCCAAGGGGCACCGCTACCAGAGGAGGAACTGCGGCTAAAGGTCTGCCCGCGCGGCGCCGTCGAACTCTCTGTGAGAGCACTCAACGAGTCCGTGGACCCTGAACAGTCGGATACCCTGCCCCGCCCGATCTTCCGCGCCAATACCGAGAGGTCCCGGGCGGAGTCGAACCACCGCCGGCGCCGTTCAAAGCAAAGCCGCACGGCCGGGTTTGGCCGCCGCCGCTCGGTCCGCCAGCGCTAGTGCAACGCCGTCGCAACTAGACCAGCGCCCGTCGCTTTTTGGGCCGGGTTGCTCCAACGCACGGCCGAGGCCGGCAGGTCCACGATGAATGCGGCCCCTCGGCCGGGAGCACTGTGCACGGTGACCTCGCCCCCCATCACTTCGGCGAGTTGACGAGCCATCGCAAGCCCGCGGCCGATCCCCTCGACGGAACCGGCGTCGACCTGCTCTGATGCCGTGAAGATCTGGTCCTGGCGCTCTCGCGGGATCCCGCCCCCGGTATCCGTCACGGTGAACCGACAACGATCGCCGTGCGGCGGCGCACCGATCGAAATCGCGCCCTCGGTGGGCGCTCGTGCGGCGTTCGTAACGAGGTTGTGCAGGATCTGACGAAGCCGAAGCCCATCGGTGATGATGGTCGCCCCGTTCCAGGCGACCTCGGCTCGCACCGGTTTGCCCCGGACCAGCAGGCGCGCGCCGCCCGCAACCTCCCCCAGGCGCGCAGCCAAGCCCCCAGACGGGGCGCGGTACAAGCGCCGCTTGAACGGAACCCCGGTCCAGCTATGAGAGAAGTATGCGCTTCTCATACGCCGAATCGATGTGCGACGTGACCCACTACGCACCCTTGGCACAGGCATGCGAAGAAACCGGATGGACCTCCTTCGTCGTGCCGGACAGCGTTTGCTACCCAAAAGAGTCGGACTCGAAGTACCCGTATACGCCCGACGGCAACCGGGAGTTCCTCGAGGACAAACCGTTCATCGAGCCGTTCGCCCTCATCCCGTGGCTCGGCGCCGTCACGAAGACCCTGCGCTTCACGACTTTCGTCGTGAAGCTCCCGATCCGACACCCGGTCCTCGTCGCGAAATCCATCTCGTCTATCGCCGCACTCACGAACAACCGCCTCGGTTTTGGCATCGGGCTCAGCCCCTGGCCCGACGACTTCCGCGTGATGGACGTCCAGTGGAAGGGCCGCGGCACACGCATGAACGAGATGATCGAAATCATCCGCGGCTTGAACGCCGGCGGATTCTTCGAGTTCCACGGCAAGTATTACGACCTAGAAGCGATCAAGATCTCGCCCACACCGACCGAACCGATCCCGATGCTGATCGGCGGACATTCGGAAGCGGCGCTCAAGCGAGCAGCGCGTCTGGGGGACGGTTGGATGCACGCCGGAGGCGACGCCGAAGAGATGCGCGGCTACCTGACCCGGCTGAAGGACCTGCGCCGCGAGCATGGCCGGGAAAATACGCCCTTCGAGGTCCACGTGATCTCTCTCGACGCGTACACTCTCGACGGGATCAAGCGGCTCGAAGACGAAGGCGTCACCGACGTCGTCGTAGGCTTCCGCGACGTCTACACGGGCGCGGACATCCCTCTTCAGGATAAGCTCGACGCGCTGCGGGGCTACGCCGACACCGTGATCGCGAAGGCCTGAACCCGGTCAGACGTTCAAGAAGTTGAGCGGCAACCCGCCGGTCGGCCACGTACTCTTCACCAGGCGTCCGCTGGAAGACAAAGTCACGTACGCCGTCCGTAGGCCTTCCCCGCCGAAGCAGATGTTGGTCGTCAGAGGGTCGTCGGTCGGGAAATGCTCGACGGTCGCACCGTCGGGCGAGATCCGCGTAATCCCGCCGTTGATGATCGTCGCCACGCAGACATGTCCGTCCGCGTCGACCGTCATCGAGTCGAAGAACTGGTAGCCCGAAACGCC encodes:
- a CDS encoding class I adenylate-forming enzyme family protein; translated protein: MAAPTYEDALATVTAPGARFEIEDVEVRGQTYKYFKNTAPNLRAIFDTARTRDGIFLVYEDERWTFADTMAKADQIADALVNQYDVAKGDRVAIGMRNYPEWVASFVAITSIGAVSVSLNAWWTEEEMAYGIEDSGAKILIADRERIERASPALKNGALQALAVRAEGELPPNTRHLNDVLRPNATLPDVRVEPDDDATILYTSGTTGFPKGAVSTHRNVLSAIMAFGCRAQVRAAMRAGQPPHPFPIVFILIVPLFHVTGSVAVMLNAFIAGVKLVMMYKWNPERALELIERERVTNFVGVPTMSWDLLESPDFAKRDTSSLMNVGGGGAPAPPELVRRVDKSFAKARPNIGYGMTETCAYGPQNDGDDYIRKPTSTGRTVPVLEMRVIDVNGRALGPGEVGEICFRGPNVFRGYWNKPEATAEVLQDGWLRSGDIGRIDNEGFIYVEDRAKDMVLRGGENIYCAEVEAAVYEHSAVHEAAVFGTPHDRLGEEVAAAIYLKPGETLDPEVLREHLAARIASFKIPSRIEIRTEPLPRNAAGKVLKRTLRDETTSR
- a CDS encoding glycosyltransferase family 9 protein is translated as MRRFFRGPGGQRVGHATGRAGRQTFGRLLEALLPRAARVSLDEVRDVERVLVVRPNFRIGNTLMTNAIIPALRERFPGARLDYLAGDTTSKLLENLPIDAIHPMSRSYVAKPWEFVALFRRLRSERFDVAVEAGMGSFSGGLYSYLSGARYRVGIEGPGERFMNVLFPRPVCMHAYDDALEIGDALGMGCSDRPLYEVGADEAAAAVRVLDELGLVRAGVVQTFVAVFVGGHLHKRWPNERWAEFLRALDAAGMPFVVLLGPEEASLDGFYRTVIGTHGRILAPQPLRLFAAVLGQSGALVTPDSGPMHLGVALDVPTIALLTSEDSSFYEPRGPADRAVVAPGVAEALELVLAHPIVRESLADRA
- a CDS encoding Do family serine endopeptidase, which translates into the protein MLRRNTRGTVGALLAGFLLASIGGCASTPSSLAPRSVALPTGSSGVVGAFEEDRRGVLTLAPMLEQVTPAVVNISVRSRVQESNNPLLGDPFFRRFFGVPEDVEEVPGREVVSAGSGVIVDGAAGYILTNHHVIEDAEEVRVTLLDGRWFVARRIGSDPETDVAVLDIDASGLDQIRFADSDRLRVGDFVVAIGNPFGLGQTVTSGIVSALGRTGLIPEGYEDFIQTDASINPGNSGGALVDSLGRLVGLNSAILAPSGSNVGIGFAVPSNIARNVMRQLLEHGEVRRGRLGLLVQTLTPDLADAMDLPRGAGALVSQVSPDSPAGRAGIERGDVIMSMDGEAVRSSSDLRARVGMLPIGRQVTLTILHEGSKYVLPVTVEAR
- a CDS encoding ATP-binding protein, coding for MRSAYFSHSWTGVPFKRRLYRAPSGGLAARLGEVAGGARLLVRGKPVRAEVAWNGATIITDGLRLRQILHNLVTNAARAPTEGAISIGAPPHGDRCRFTVTDTGGGIPRERQDQIFTASEQVDAGSVEGIGRGLAMARQLAEVMGGEVTVHSAPGRGAAFIVDLPASAVRWSNPAQKATGAGLVATALH
- a CDS encoding TIGR03619 family F420-dependent LLM class oxidoreductase, with the translated sequence MRFSYAESMCDVTHYAPLAQACEETGWTSFVVPDSVCYPKESDSKYPYTPDGNREFLEDKPFIEPFALIPWLGAVTKTLRFTTFVVKLPIRHPVLVAKSISSIAALTNNRLGFGIGLSPWPDDFRVMDVQWKGRGTRMNEMIEIIRGLNAGGFFEFHGKYYDLEAIKISPTPTEPIPMLIGGHSEAALKRAARLGDGWMHAGGDAEEMRGYLTRLKDLRREHGRENTPFEVHVISLDAYTLDGIKRLEDEGVTDVVVGFRDVYTGADIPLQDKLDALRGYADTVIAKA